Below is a window of Cydia splendana chromosome 3, ilCydSple1.2, whole genome shotgun sequence DNA.
CTATTTAAAAGTGATATTATCTCAGTGACCGTTCTCCTAAGTGTAAACATTTTCTAAATTGGTGTACTAATTTTCAGAAAATGGATCAGATCGCTAAATTCGTGGAGCCTGGCAAGCAGTTCGCTAAGGATTCTCTCAGACTGGTCAGGAGATGCACGAAGCCCGACAGGAAAGGTACGTGTCATGATATTCATGTTATTTTCTGCCATAGAAGGTAGATTGGAAAGTAAGACATGTAACTGTAAAATGCAACACAACACACAACGGCTGTGGAATAGACTACGCTGCCAATTTCGAAAGAAAGCGCGTTAAAGTCAAAGATGGGCAAAGATTATTCACAAACAAGTATAAATTTGGCATTTTTCCataataattgtaaataatacTTAGTCAAAATTAGTATTTATATAGGTAGTATTCATTAATTGTACATGTATTTGTCAATGTaactaggtacagtcgccatcagatatatcggagcgtccgaggtgctcaaaaatatctgaacacgcactctaacgccttgacaatagaggcctgttcagatatttgtgagcgccttatccgccccgatatatctgatggcgactgtacgagaGAAGTATGTATGAGAGTTATTTATTTCGCATATTTTTTGGCATAAAACTTACAagaataataggtacctagctATAGTTTGTGTAATATCTTGATCCAATTTCATGATTGTTTGTATAGCTAGCCATACACGTACGGATTTACCCGCCGGATCTGCCTGAAAGATGTATCTGACGGGCACATCCCGAACGTTGGTTTTTAGCACGGACAAATCTGTGTCTATTTCTCGCCACACATTGACGGATGTGCCCGTCAGACACATCTTTCAGGCAGATCCAGCAGGCAAATCCGTATGTGTATGGCTAGCTTATTACTTAGTGTTATTGCGCATTCTCCCATGATTCAGCCACACAATTATGGAACTATAATAGTTCTATATCTCTTATTGCCAATACCAAAGACTTAGTAATTTAAAGAATTGCAAAGATGTTAAGTTGGGCAATAGATTGTAACCGTAAATATAATGTGTAAAGTTAAAGTCAATTTTGGTCTCATAATGTGCTGTAACTAAGggtacagcccaatatcaacttACATGCATTACGACAAGGTTCACAATGCTGCGCCACACATGATAGCCGTGGCGTTCAAAGGTTTAATGCTTGAacacagagggcctaccgcaaaccacgcTCGACGTGTTGCTTCCCTGTCACATTTAAGTATGAATTTACAAGTACAACAGAGAGGCAAACGTCAAACgtggttcacggtaggccatcaGACTCTGTTGTTGTGTTGCAGCCAATAAAAATTCCTTGTATTGATGGTAATTTCTATTAACATTTCTGTTATGTATAGACAATGAGGGTAGGTTTTGACATTTGTGTACAAAGTGGGGTACTTGTGAAAAGGCAGTCTGTCAATGCGAACCTGGACCCCTAAACGAGTTATATTAATTTCATATTTTCTCTTTCCAGAATTCCAAAAGATTGCCATCGCGACAGCCATCGGTTTCTGCATCATGGGTTTCATCGGTTTCTTCGTGAAGCTCATACATATCCCCATCAACAACATTATTGTTGGATCATAAACTCCTAGTTTTAGTTTAGACGTAATTCTCATTCGGAGGTGGACGGGACTTACTCCAGGTGTAAAAGTG
It encodes the following:
- the LOC134806443 gene encoding protein transport protein Sec61 subunit gamma codes for the protein MDQIAKFVEPGKQFAKDSLRLVRRCTKPDRKEFQKIAIATAIGFCIMGFIGFFVKLIHIPINNIIVGS